Proteins encoded in a region of the Thermoanaerobaculia bacterium genome:
- a CDS encoding VWA domain-containing protein: MKPRQMQTLLAALGLGIGLDSWAVLAQAPPPAAQTPAESFAERVEVEVVNVDVIVTDRNEKRILDLGRNEFEILVDGRPVAIEYFAAPRLAGAPAAPQALSPERIPELAIAPLPATAAPLTPPTHLIFYIDQTALENRVRQQTVEELREFLAARPVGDDRVMVAAFEQNLRVLLLPTTDRASIVAALDELEKVPVRALLGLSEKNRLEQDVRAYGKNALRVEASLGRRPSQEGFERVVTTRRAEALRLEHEITVWAEQELERERRSIVALERLVGALAAVEGRKAVVLATAGIQGFPARGLFAALDQQRQGPVKLTSSDTNRAPTLEVRGQELLLAFEQMVQAAQNARVAFYTVSPGTPPPPDNNAEFAGTGATSARMLPRDTGVVEAASSVARLAGATGGASFTVGTDLDLRLAAVTADGDAAYSLGFSTSAAAGEKDHKIEVRALRAGLEVRHRESFRRRSAPQRAEASLAAAVTFGQAENPLEITLQLGAGKGEGKKRSGQSVPLTVGIPLRFVTLVPEGELRRGRVSVRVAIQDARGRMLESSAAIVPIDVPESQMARAMESSWYHRAEMRLAPGRQRVAVAVLDEVSGLQSTTFAEIEIPGKK; encoded by the coding sequence ATGAAGCCAAGGCAGATGCAAACTCTTCTCGCGGCGCTCGGCCTCGGAATCGGGCTGGACTCCTGGGCAGTTCTCGCCCAGGCTCCGCCTCCTGCCGCTCAAACCCCCGCCGAGAGCTTCGCCGAGCGCGTCGAAGTCGAGGTCGTGAATGTCGACGTCATCGTGACCGACCGCAACGAGAAGCGGATCCTGGACCTGGGACGGAACGAGTTCGAGATTCTCGTCGACGGCCGCCCTGTGGCGATCGAGTACTTCGCGGCGCCGCGGCTCGCGGGGGCGCCTGCGGCGCCCCAGGCGCTCTCTCCGGAGAGAATCCCCGAGCTCGCGATCGCGCCCCTCCCGGCGACCGCTGCGCCGCTGACCCCGCCGACCCACCTGATCTTCTACATCGACCAGACCGCGCTCGAGAACCGCGTGCGCCAGCAGACCGTCGAGGAGCTGCGCGAGTTTCTCGCGGCGCGGCCGGTCGGCGACGATCGCGTGATGGTCGCGGCCTTCGAGCAGAACCTGCGCGTGCTGCTCCTGCCGACCACCGATCGCGCGAGCATCGTCGCGGCGCTCGACGAGCTCGAGAAGGTCCCCGTGCGGGCGCTGCTCGGGTTGAGCGAGAAGAACCGGCTCGAGCAGGACGTGCGGGCCTACGGCAAGAACGCCCTGCGGGTCGAGGCCTCCCTGGGGCGCAGGCCGAGCCAAGAAGGCTTCGAGCGTGTCGTGACGACCCGGCGGGCCGAGGCGCTGCGCCTCGAGCACGAGATCACCGTTTGGGCCGAGCAGGAGCTCGAGAGGGAGCGGCGCTCGATCGTCGCCCTGGAGCGTCTGGTGGGCGCCCTGGCGGCGGTCGAAGGGCGCAAGGCGGTGGTGCTCGCGACCGCCGGGATCCAGGGCTTTCCGGCGCGGGGACTCTTCGCCGCCCTCGACCAGCAGCGCCAGGGTCCGGTGAAGCTGACCTCCTCCGACACCAATCGCGCCCCGACTCTCGAAGTGCGGGGCCAGGAGCTGCTGCTTGCCTTCGAGCAGATGGTTCAGGCCGCGCAGAACGCCCGGGTGGCCTTTTACACCGTGTCGCCCGGTACCCCGCCGCCACCCGACAACAATGCGGAGTTCGCGGGCACCGGGGCCACCTCCGCGCGGATGCTGCCGCGCGACACAGGGGTCGTCGAAGCCGCATCGAGCGTCGCGCGGCTCGCGGGGGCGACCGGGGGAGCCTCGTTCACCGTCGGCACCGATCTCGACCTTCGCCTCGCGGCGGTCACGGCGGACGGCGACGCCGCCTACTCGCTCGGCTTCTCGACCAGCGCCGCGGCCGGCGAGAAGGACCACAAGATCGAAGTGCGCGCGCTGCGGGCGGGGCTCGAGGTGCGCCATCGCGAGAGCTTTAGGCGCCGCTCCGCCCCGCAGCGGGCCGAAGCGTCGCTCGCCGCCGCGGTCACCTTCGGCCAGGCCGAGAATCCGCTCGAAATCACCTTGCAGCTCGGCGCCGGCAAGGGCGAGGGCAAGAAGCGGTCGGGCCAGTCCGTGCCACTCACGGTCGGCATTCCGCTGCGCTTCGTGACCCTCGTTCCGGAGGGCGAGCTGCGTCGCGGGCGCGTGTCGGTGCGGGTGGCGATCCAGGACGCCCGCGGCCGCATGCTCGAGAGCTCCGCCGCGATCGTGCCGATCGATGTGCCCGAGAGTCAGATGGCGAGAGCGATGGAGAGCTCCTGGTACCACCGCGCCGAGATGCGTCTCGCGCCGGGGCGCCAGCGAGTCGCGGTCGCCGTGCTCGACGAGGTTTCGGGACTGCAGTCCACCACCTTCGCGGAGATCGAGATTCCCGGGAAGAAATGA
- a CDS encoding VWA domain-containing protein — protein MRSAANPVSARRLLAIAVLLAAGTLLPALGQEPEAQPEPFAERVEVEVVNVDVIVTDREKRRVLDLNEDDFELLVDGRPVPIEYFAAPRLPAAPAIAAESLALLPVAPSPLPEPIPPANLILYVDQTALENRARFETVRELREFLRARSASGDRVMVAAFEQDLRVLLLPTSDPAAIAQALDELENRPSLARLGSGEKRQLEQDIRAYGRNRMRLSGASAELRGARMQQSEIFRLENEITNWAEQQIDRERRSIVALERLVGALGAAEGRKAVVLATAGIQAFPARGLFAALDQQRQLVISTEADRAPTLELRGIEVLREFEQMVRAAQNARVAFYTVSPVVQPPAENSAEFGSAGPGEAAAKPLPRDMATVEAASSIARMAGATGGASYNIGDDLDRRLEAVTADIDAAYSLGFSTGAAAGDKDHKIEVRTRRADLEVRHRESFKRREAPERAESALAAAVTFGQAENPLEITLKVGVGKSEGKKNSGQVVPLAVGIPLRFVTLVPEGEVRNGRVSVRMAIQDPQGRMLESTAAIVPIVVPEAQMAKAMASSWYHRAEMRLAPGPQRVAVVVLDEVSGLQSTTFVELEIPEAN, from the coding sequence ATGCGATCCGCTGCGAATCCGGTGTCCGCGCGCAGGCTGCTCGCGATCGCGGTCCTCCTCGCCGCCGGGACCTTGCTGCCCGCCTTGGGCCAGGAGCCGGAAGCCCAGCCGGAGCCCTTCGCCGAGCGCGTCGAGGTCGAGGTCGTGAATGTCGACGTCATCGTGACCGACCGCGAGAAGAGACGGGTGCTGGATCTGAATGAGGACGATTTCGAGCTCCTCGTGGACGGCCGTCCGGTGCCGATCGAGTACTTCGCGGCGCCGCGCCTCCCTGCTGCGCCGGCGATTGCGGCGGAGAGTCTCGCTCTGCTTCCGGTCGCCCCGTCGCCGCTTCCGGAGCCGATCCCGCCGGCGAACCTGATTCTCTACGTCGACCAGACCGCACTCGAGAATCGTGCCCGCTTCGAGACCGTCCGGGAGTTGCGCGAGTTCCTGCGCGCCCGATCCGCCAGCGGCGACCGCGTGATGGTGGCGGCGTTCGAACAGGACCTGCGCGTCCTCCTCTTGCCGACCTCCGACCCGGCGGCGATCGCCCAGGCGCTCGACGAGCTCGAGAACCGGCCGTCGCTCGCCCGGCTCGGCAGCGGCGAGAAGCGGCAGTTGGAACAGGACATTCGTGCCTACGGCCGCAACCGCATGCGCCTGAGCGGCGCGTCGGCGGAGTTGCGCGGGGCCCGAATGCAGCAGAGCGAGATCTTCAGGCTCGAAAACGAGATCACCAACTGGGCGGAGCAGCAGATCGATCGCGAGCGGCGCTCGATCGTCGCCCTCGAGCGACTGGTCGGGGCTCTGGGTGCAGCCGAGGGTCGCAAGGCCGTCGTCCTCGCGACGGCGGGGATCCAGGCCTTTCCCGCCCGCGGCCTCTTCGCCGCCCTCGACCAACAGCGCCAACTGGTGATCTCCACCGAGGCGGACCGCGCACCCACACTCGAGCTGCGCGGGATAGAGGTGCTGCGCGAATTCGAGCAGATGGTTCGCGCCGCCCAGAACGCAAGGGTGGCTTTCTACACGGTCTCGCCCGTGGTCCAGCCTCCCGCCGAAAACAGCGCCGAATTCGGCAGTGCCGGGCCGGGGGAGGCCGCCGCGAAGCCGCTGCCGCGCGACATGGCGACGGTCGAGGCCGCATCCAGCATCGCGCGCATGGCCGGGGCGACGGGCGGCGCCTCCTACAACATCGGGGACGATCTCGACCGCCGCCTCGAGGCCGTCACCGCCGACATCGACGCCGCCTATTCGCTCGGCTTCTCGACCGGTGCCGCGGCCGGCGACAAGGACCACAAGATCGAAGTGCGTACCCGCCGGGCCGACCTCGAAGTGCGCCACCGCGAGAGCTTCAAGCGGCGAGAGGCGCCCGAGCGCGCGGAGTCGGCGCTCGCCGCTGCAGTGACCTTCGGGCAGGCAGAGAATCCGCTGGAGATCACCCTGAAGGTCGGTGTCGGCAAGAGCGAAGGCAAGAAGAATTCCGGTCAGGTCGTACCGCTCGCGGTCGGCATTCCGCTGCGCTTCGTGACCCTCGTCCCCGAAGGCGAGGTGCGCAACGGTAGGGTCTCGGTTCGGATGGCGATTCAGGATCCCCAGGGACGAATGCTCGAGAGCACCGCCGCGATCGTTCCCATCGTCGTCCCCGAGGCGCAGATGGCGAAGGCGATGGCCTCGTCCTGGTACCACCGCGCCGAGATGCGCCTGGCACCGGGTCCGCAGCGGGTCGCGGTCGTGGTCCTCGACGAGGTGTCGGGGCTGCAATCGACGACTTTTGTGGAGCTCGAGATCCCGGAAGCGAATTGA
- a CDS encoding VWA domain-containing protein, producing MAQAPEASEEPFAERVEVEVVNVDVIVTDREKRRVLDLNEDDFELLVDGRPVPIEYFAAPRAPAAPALAPENLATLPVAATPPPEPIPPTNLILYVDQTALENRARHETLRELREFFATRAEGGDSVTVAVFEQNLRVLLLPSSDRARIHQALEELENRPSLARLGNGERMQLQHDIRNYGRDAARFPPRFRLAEAQRIEHEIVAWAEQQLDRQQRSIAALAQMVDALAAAEGRKVVVLATAGIQANPAVPLLAALDQQRGVATTTDTNRAPTLEGRGLALLADFERMIQAAQNARIAFYTVAPGTEAPVENSAEFGSAGPNADRPLPRDFGAVEASSSIARMAGATGGASFTIGSDLDRRLTGVAADVDASYSLGFTTGAEEGDKDHRIEVRTRRAGFEVRHRESFRRRSAPDRAAASLAAAVTFGQAENPLEITLQLGAGKPDGKKKTGEIVPLAVGMPLRLLTLVPEADVRRGKVSVRVAIQDARGRLLESPAALVPIVVPEDQMQLALASSWYHRAEMRLAPGPQRVAVVVVDELSGVQSTAFVEIEVLAAD from the coding sequence AAGAGCCCTTTGCGGAGCGCGTCGAGGTCGAGGTCGTGAACGTCGATGTCATCGTGACCGACCGCGAGAAGCGACGGGTCCTGGACCTGAATGAGGACGATTTCGAGCTTCTGGTGGACGGCCGCCCGGTGCCGATCGAGTACTTCGCGGCGCCGCGCGCCCCTGCCGCACCCGCACTCGCGCCGGAGAACCTCGCCACGCTCCCGGTGGCTGCGACCCCGCCGCCGGAACCGATCCCGCCGACGAATCTCATCCTCTACGTCGATCAGACCGCGCTCGAGAATCGCGCCCGCCACGAGACCCTCCGGGAGCTGCGTGAGTTCTTCGCGACGCGCGCCGAAGGGGGAGACAGCGTGACGGTGGCGGTGTTCGAGCAGAACCTCCGCGTCCTCCTGCTCCCGTCCTCCGACCGGGCCCGCATCCACCAGGCGCTCGAGGAGCTCGAGAATCGCCCCTCCCTTGCGCGGCTCGGCAACGGCGAGCGCATGCAGCTCCAGCACGACATCCGAAATTACGGCCGCGACGCGGCGCGCTTCCCGCCGCGGTTCCGGCTCGCCGAGGCGCAGCGCATCGAGCACGAGATCGTCGCCTGGGCCGAGCAACAGCTCGATCGCCAGCAGCGATCGATCGCTGCGCTCGCACAGATGGTCGACGCGCTCGCCGCGGCCGAGGGCCGGAAGGTCGTGGTGCTCGCCACCGCGGGAATCCAGGCCAATCCAGCGGTTCCGCTGCTCGCCGCCCTCGATCAGCAGCGCGGCGTCGCGACCACGACCGACACCAATCGGGCGCCGACCCTCGAGGGTCGGGGGTTGGCGCTCCTCGCCGACTTCGAGCGCATGATTCAGGCCGCGCAGAACGCGCGCATCGCCTTCTACACCGTGGCGCCGGGCACCGAGGCGCCGGTCGAGAACAGTGCGGAGTTCGGCAGCGCCGGACCGAACGCCGACCGCCCGCTGCCGCGAGACTTCGGAGCGGTCGAGGCCTCGTCGAGCATCGCCCGTATGGCTGGGGCCACGGGCGGAGCGTCCTTCACGATCGGGAGCGACCTCGACCGCCGGCTCACAGGGGTGGCGGCGGACGTCGATGCCAGCTACTCCCTGGGATTCACGACCGGGGCCGAGGAGGGCGACAAGGACCACCGCATCGAGGTGCGGACGCGCCGGGCCGGCTTCGAAGTCCGGCACCGGGAGAGCTTCCGGCGGCGCTCGGCCCCCGACCGGGCGGCCGCCTCTCTCGCCGCCGCCGTGACCTTCGGGCAGGCCGAGAATCCGCTCGAGATCACGCTGCAGCTGGGCGCCGGCAAGCCGGACGGCAAGAAGAAGACGGGAGAGATCGTGCCGCTCGCCGTCGGCATGCCGCTCCGCCTCCTGACTCTCGTTCCCGAAGCAGACGTACGTCGCGGCAAGGTCTCCGTGCGGGTGGCGATTCAGGATGCCCGTGGCCGGTTGCTCGAGAGCCCGGCGGCGCTCGTGCCGATCGTCGTTCCCGAAGACCAGATGCAGCTCGCCCTCGCGAGCTCCTGGTACCACCGCGCCGAGATGCGCCTCGCGCCAGGGCCCCAGCGTGTCGCGGTCGTCGTCGTCGACGAGCTCTCGGGCGTGCAATCGACGGCGTTCGTGGAGATCGAGGTTCTCGCAGCGGACTGA